ATGCGCGTTTTCCCCGGCCGCTGCAGAAGGGTGTGATGAGCCGCCTGACGCTGGCCGTCGGCGAACCGCTCGAGCCGGCGGACGCGACGCCGGAACGGCTGCAGCAGGTCGTCACCGAGTTGCGCGGCGCGCGCAAGTGAGACTGCGCACCTGAACCGTCCAGCGGAAGGCGCAACCCTTCGTCCATTTGTCCTATAACAGCTAGCCGGGCCGCCGCGTGCCACGCCAGCGCGGCCGGGCTGGCATAATGACGGTCTCCCCGCATCTCTTTGGACGACGCTCATGTCCGGCAATACCCTCGGTACGCTCTTCACCGTCACGACCTTTGGCGAATCGCACGGCCCGGCCATTGGCTGTGTGATCGACGGCTGCCCGCCGGGCATGTCGCTCGTCGAAGCCGACATCCAGTTCGAACTCGATCGCCGCCGTCCCGGCACGTCGCGCCATGTGACGCAGCGCCAGGAAGAAGACAAGGTCGAGATTCTCTCGGGCGTCTTCGAGGGCAAAACGACGGGCGCGCCCATTGCGCTGCTGATCCGCAACACGGACCAGCGCAGCAAGGACTACGGCAACATCGTCGAAACGTTCCGCCCGGGCCACGCCGACTACACCTACTGGCAGAAGTACGGCATTCGCGACCATCGTGGCGGCGGCCGCTCGTCGGCCCGCCTGACGGCGCCGACAGTGGCGGCGGGGGCCGTCGCGAAGAAATGGCTGCGCGAGAAGTTCGGCGCCGAGATTCGCGGCTATATGGCGGCGCTCGGCGAAATCGACGTGCCGTTCGTCGACTGGCAATACGTGCGCGAAAATCCGTTCTTCGTGCCGAATGCGGATATCGTGCCGCAGCTCGAAACGTATATGGACGAACTGCGCAAGGACGGCGATTCGATCGGCGCGCGCATCAACGTGGTGGCGTCGGGTGTGCCTGTCGGCCTTGGCGAACCGCTGTTCGACCGCCTCGACGCCGACATCGCGCACGCAATGATGGGTATCAACGCGGTGAAGGGCGTCGAGATCGGCGCGGGCTTCGAAAGCGTGCGGCAGCGCGGCTCCGTGCATGGCGACGAACTGACGCCGGAAGGCTTCGTCGGCAATCATGCGGGCGGCGTGCTCGGCGGCATTTCGACGGGACAGGACATCACCGTGTCGATCGCCATCAAGCCGACGTCGAGCATCCGCACGCCGCGCCGGTCGATCGACAAGAACGGCCAGCCCGCCATCGTCGAAACGTTCGGGCGGCACGATCCGTGCGTCGGCATTCGCGCGACGCCGATTGCCGAGGCGATGCTCGCGCTGGTGCTGATCGACCACGCGCTGCGCAACCGTGCGCAATGCGGCGACGTCGCCGTCGACACGCCGAAGATCGCAGCCAGCGCGCCGTAATCTGGCATGCGCGTCTGACGCAGCGTCGTACGCCATTCGGCAGAGTTGCCGGTTCCCGACGGGGCGGTCAACATGAACACTTCCGATTCCACCGCCGCCAATCCGCTCGCGCCGCTGCGCGCGCGCACGGCCTTGCCCGACGCCGTCGCGACCGACTGGCTGGCGCTCGGCAACGCGCTCCTCGAACGTGCAAACGGCGACAAGGCGCAGCTGCGCGAAGCCGTGGACGCGCTGATGCGGGCTCACCGGCTGGACGCGAATTGCGACACCAGGCTGTTGCACGACATCGCGCAGACGGCGTTCATCCTGCGCGACTGGGCGCTCGTCGAATCGTCCACCGCACTGTTGCTGGCGCGCGATGCCAACGATGCGAACGCGCTCGTCTGGCGCGCAGCCGCCGTCCAGGAACGTGACGATTTCACCGAAGCGCAGCGTCTGCTGCATGAAGCGGCGCGCGCGGCCCCCGGCAATCACATCGTCTTGCACAAACTCGCGTTGTGCATCAAGGAGCAGGGCCGCTTTAGCGAAGCGGAAGCGCTGCTGCGTCGCGTGCTTGAGTTGACGCCGAACAACGCGCACGCGCTGTTCGATCTGTCGGAACTGGAAGTGCGCGCGGGGCATTACGCGCAAGGCTGGCTCGACTACGAAGCGCGCATCGCTTTCGCACATGATTCGAACGTTGCGCGGGCGGCCCTCTCCGCCATCAGTCCGAACTGGCGGGGCGAGTCGCTGGCGGGGAAGACGCTCGTCGTCTATGGCGAGCAGGGCAACGGCGACTGCCTGTGGTCGGTGCGCTTTCTGCCGCTGCTCGCCGAGCGTGCGCAACGTGAAGGCGGCCGCGTGATTTTTGGTTACGCGGGGCCGATGCAGCCTCTGTTCGAGCGCATGCTGCCGGACGGCATCAAGATCGAAACGAGCCTCGACACGAAGCCCGACTTCCATTGCGGGTTGATGAGTCTGCCGCTGCGTCTGGGCATCAACGATCCGTCGGTGTGGGGGCGGCCATATCTCAGCGCCGATCCCGCGCGTGCCGACGCGTGGCGAGAGCGCGTCGCCGGCGCCACGACGGCGGAGAATCGCAAGGTAGGCCTTGTCTGGAACGGCAATCCCGATCACATCCGCGACAGGCGGCGCTCGGTGCCGGCTGATGAGATCGCGCGGATTCTGGATGTGCCGGGCGTGACGTTCTTCGCGATTTCGCCGGGGCGCGAGCAGACGGTCGGGCAATGGCGCGCGCAAGGCATCGATATCGTCGATCTGACGCCGGAGTTCACGGCCGGCTTCGACGACGTCGCCGCGCTGCTGGTCAATCTCGACGCGCTTATCACCATCGACAGCGGACCCGCGCATCTGGCGGGCGCGCTCGGCGTGCCCACGTGGTTGATGCTCGATCACGTGTCCGCATGGTTTTGGGGCGAGGAGACGGAACGCACGCCGTGGTATCAGACCGTCGAGCTGTTTCGCCAGCCGTCAACCAGTGCGTGGGCGGCCGTGCTGGAGCGCGTGCGTGGTCGGCTTGAAGCGCTGGCCCAGTGAGCCGGAAAATTTCCGCATCGTCATGCGAAAACGCCGCTCATCGAGCGGCGTTTTGTTCTGCGGACGACGCGATTTGCGTCACATGTTCGGATAGTTCGGACCGCCGCCGCCTTCGGGCGTCACCCACACGATATTCTGCGTCGGGTCCTTGATATCGCAGGTCTTGCAGTGGACGCAGTTTTGCGCATTGATGACGAGCCGCTCGCTGCCGTCGTCGTTCTTCACGAACTCGTAGACGGCGGCGGGGCAGTAGCGGCTTTCGGGGCCCGCGTAGGTCTGCAGGTTGACCTTCACCGGCACCGACGGGTCTTTCAGCGTCAGATGCGCAGGCTGATTCTCTTCGTGATTCGTGTTCGAGATGAACACCGAAGAAAGACGATCGAACGTGAGCTTGCCATCTGGCTTCGGATACTCGATTGGCTTGCACTGCGAGGCCGGTTTCAGCATCTCGTGATCCCAGTGCTGGTGATGCAGCGTCCACGGCACGTTGCCGCCCAGCAGCTTCTGTTCGATGCCGACCATCAGCGTGCCGAGATACAGGCCCTTGCTCATCCACTGCTTGAAGTTGCGGGCGCGGTAGAGTTCGGTGTGCAGCCACGAGGTCTTGAACGACTCGGGATAAGCCGTCAGTTCGTCGCTCTGGCGTCCTGCCTGTACGGCGTCGAATGCGGCGTCGGCGGCGAGCATGCCGGTCTTGATCGCCGCGTGCGAACCCTTGATCCGCGATGCGTTCAGGAAACCTGCGTCGTCGCCCACGAGCGCGCCGCCCGGGAAAGCGAGCTTCGGCAGCGACAGCAAGCCGCCCGCCGTAATCGCCCGTGCGCCGTACGACACGCGCTTGCCGCCTTCGAGGAACGCACGAATCGACGGATGCGTCTTGTAGCGCTGAAATTCCTCGAACGGCGACAGATACGGATTCGAGTAGCCCAAGCCGACGACAAAACCCACCATCACCTGGTTATTGTCGATGTGATACAGGAACGAGCCGCCGTAGGTCTGCGTATCGAGCGGCCAGCCAGCCGTGTGGATCACCAGACCCGGCTTGTGCTTGGCCGGATCGATTTCCCACAGTTCCTTGATGCCGATGCCGTACACCTGCGGATCGGCGCCGTCGCGCAGCTTGAACCTGTCCGACAGCTGGCGTCCGAGATGCCCGCGCGCGCCTTCGCAGAACAGCGTGTA
This is a stretch of genomic DNA from Paraburkholderia caribensis. It encodes these proteins:
- a CDS encoding electron transfer flavoprotein-ubiquinone oxidoreductase; this translates as MTPASLIEQYGPRESMEYDVVIVGGGPAGLSAAIRLKQRAAEKGVEIGVCVLEKGSEIGAHILSGAVMDPRALNELIPDWKEKGAPLDVEVTEDRFLFLSETGAKAVPNWALPDNFKNHGNYVISLANVTRWLGQQAEALGVEIFPGFPAAEVLYNDDGSVKGVATGNLGIGKDGEPTENFQLGMELHAKYTLFCEGARGHLGRQLSDRFKLRDGADPQVYGIGIKELWEIDPAKHKPGLVIHTAGWPLDTQTYGGSFLYHIDNNQVMVGFVVGLGYSNPYLSPFEEFQRYKTHPSIRAFLEGGKRVSYGARAITAGGLLSLPKLAFPGGALVGDDAGFLNASRIKGSHAAIKTGMLAADAAFDAVQAGRQSDELTAYPESFKTSWLHTELYRARNFKQWMSKGLYLGTLMVGIEQKLLGGNVPWTLHHQHWDHEMLKPASQCKPIEYPKPDGKLTFDRLSSVFISNTNHEENQPAHLTLKDPSVPVKVNLQTYAGPESRYCPAAVYEFVKNDDGSERLVINAQNCVHCKTCDIKDPTQNIVWVTPEGGGGPNYPNM
- the aroC gene encoding chorismate synthase; translation: MSGNTLGTLFTVTTFGESHGPAIGCVIDGCPPGMSLVEADIQFELDRRRPGTSRHVTQRQEEDKVEILSGVFEGKTTGAPIALLIRNTDQRSKDYGNIVETFRPGHADYTYWQKYGIRDHRGGGRSSARLTAPTVAAGAVAKKWLREKFGAEIRGYMAALGEIDVPFVDWQYVRENPFFVPNADIVPQLETYMDELRKDGDSIGARINVVASGVPVGLGEPLFDRLDADIAHAMMGINAVKGVEIGAGFESVRQRGSVHGDELTPEGFVGNHAGGVLGGISTGQDITVSIAIKPTSSIRTPRRSIDKNGQPAIVETFGRHDPCVGIRATPIAEAMLALVLIDHALRNRAQCGDVAVDTPKIAASAP
- a CDS encoding tetratricopeptide repeat protein, which translates into the protein MNTSDSTAANPLAPLRARTALPDAVATDWLALGNALLERANGDKAQLREAVDALMRAHRLDANCDTRLLHDIAQTAFILRDWALVESSTALLLARDANDANALVWRAAAVQERDDFTEAQRLLHEAARAAPGNHIVLHKLALCIKEQGRFSEAEALLRRVLELTPNNAHALFDLSELEVRAGHYAQGWLDYEARIAFAHDSNVARAALSAISPNWRGESLAGKTLVVYGEQGNGDCLWSVRFLPLLAERAQREGGRVIFGYAGPMQPLFERMLPDGIKIETSLDTKPDFHCGLMSLPLRLGINDPSVWGRPYLSADPARADAWRERVAGATTAENRKVGLVWNGNPDHIRDRRRSVPADEIARILDVPGVTFFAISPGREQTVGQWRAQGIDIVDLTPEFTAGFDDVAALLVNLDALITIDSGPAHLAGALGVPTWLMLDHVSAWFWGEETERTPWYQTVELFRQPSTSAWAAVLERVRGRLEALAQ